The Solenopsis invicta isolate M01_SB chromosome 12, UNIL_Sinv_3.0, whole genome shotgun sequence genome window below encodes:
- the LOC105202678 gene encoding E3 ubiquitin-protein ligase MARCHF8 gives MPVHQINVNPPDWQPPLSIGPSNNTSPAGGEALSEWIPQNFAYGTVVTIIPDDCHSSVSTLSSTNHDICRICHCEGEEGAPLLAPCYCSGSLRYVHQACLQQWIKASDTRACELCKFTFIMHAKTKPFCEWEKLEMSALEVRKLWCAVAFHAVAALCVAWSLYVLVERSVEEARRGFVDWSFWTKLIVVVIGSTGGLVFMYIQCKAYITLCRKWRAFNRVIFIQNAPEKVVLPPSPTDSLREVTLPLKDPTASMAELNRTLLPRTIDPPCASQMAKPDSAAPPQRHDAQLKLYVFDKLSSSEDNL, from the exons ATGCCGGTTCATCAGATCAATGTTAATCCGCCTGATTGGCAACCACCCTTGTCAATCGGTCCTTCCAATAATACGAGTCCCGCCGGTGGAGAAGCTCTATCGGAATGGATACCGCAG AATTTTGCTTATGGGACAGTAGTTACTATTATACCAGATGATTGCCACTCATCTGTAAGCACATTATCTTCGACCAACCACGATATTTGCAG GATCTGCCATTGTGAGGGTGAGGAAGGCGCCCCTTTGTTAGCGCCTTGCTACTGCAGCGGCAGTCTGCGCTACGTACATCAGGCTTGCCTTCAACAATGGATAAAAGCCTCGGACACGCGCGCCTGCGAATTGTGCAAGTTCACGTTCATCATGCACGCCAAGACAAAACCGTTCTGCGAG TGGGAGAAGCTCGAGATGTCCGCGCTGGAGGTGCGAAAATTATGGTGCGCAGTCGCTTTTCACGCCGTGGCTGCGCTCTGCGTGGCATGGTCGTTATACGTACTCGTTGAACGTTCCGTGGAGGAAGCTCGACGCGGATTCGTCGACTGGTCCTTCTGGACTAAGCTGATAGTCGTCGTGATCGGTTCCACCGGCGGACTAGTTTTTATGTATATTCAATGCAAAGCGTATATTACATTATGCAGAAAGTGGCGAGCATTTAATAG GgtgatatttattcaaaatgctCCCGAGAAAGTGGTGCTTCCTCCCTCACCCACGGACTCTCTAAGAGAAGTTACCCTACCCCTGAAGGACCCAACTGCCTCGATGGCCGAGCTCAATCGCACTCTGTTACCCCGTACCATAGATCCTCCATGTGCCTCGCAAATGGCGAAGCCCGACTCTGCCGCGCCACCGCAAAGGCACGATGCTCAACTGAAACTTTACGTATTCGACAAATTGTCCTCGTCCGAGGACAATCTATAA
- the LOC105202680 gene encoding HEAT repeat-containing protein 6 isoform X1, with the protein MASLHINRTVSDTTSQFFSLIERLLSLTSTKLSDKKQIDAYLNDLNELDYRYLDIVNNDAVLLLVNQLCVAVLPKETSLVRNVCKFLYNLTQSNIKLHGRTFVTCKRWILEALEFSEPLAQVDVLIAIKSFLHFGYFNDINHHVRLLLRDKGLLMKHLNPLCNPWSEINFHALGCLEEIVINRSNSYCLAEEFTCLIKDIIFKILSLLPYDNDDKLYYSKVINSCLHILHYMILEKLIPSSPDFVGEILGVVQTFLFYGIKGYSVTRPQLLRPAAMNLPERVHVIPKCKNLKNHKAKPKKTPTKKTTLDVGNNTLPEHTGITKYSSDSDTSDTEINNFVHMDSKVRLGAIRLLQTLIEITQSREIFGYWPQIVATGTRNDARVLTRSILVEPVSKVRQNVLSTLTELLIGAKPFLIHAEDTNHTSFITFFGTVCLMVKELHFTLSLILLAEKNVAVLTHTLKCTAALVQGTPYERLKPGLATKLVRNCKPHIFHKDPTVRVAALSIFEAFASSEPITQEILSILAKQTVGETGSGRSQLDTGSINDVGTEEEEIDVEDVENSRNNCNEITSISKDENICLLVRICLENISNKSVNTPVRLQSLKLMGRLAFNTGTLVFSHLEKVTTALISVMEESESQVVLHSCRVLEIMSSCLANIETYHSSGTLFWNIIFESMISLAQTSQTILREAACDCLGSISGNVFTQLSRQRIILIITILFGAVRDEESAVRAAGLRALGMLVTLPALEYDTGFLMDLADTVCSAFDDKNLGVRVKSAWALANLCDCLSRQKQHEDVEPFPLEDLLPKLYLVSVKAAKDNDKVKCNAVRAIGTILYLCPQKSILSDTTLGLDALIKCAILGNDMKVRWNACRALGLVLSHNPDSILPPSWKDQIFPALSTLICDSPNFKVRTNAAWALSSCNHYGKYTVMLWKSIVLAFENAQHVPSYVEYPHRDALIQQLCLTLGRVATCTEKSELQSLWIEIGDHVEEISNFVKQFQENVLPEKLGDLIKAKAQLEQHVKNACSVEERQIAQSLANIFERTNRYDNLDAINSTI; encoded by the exons ATGGCCTCGTTACATATAAATCGCACAGTTAGTGACACCACatcacaatttttttcgttaatCGAGAGATTACTTTCGTTAACTAGTACAAAACTCAGCGATAAAAAACAGATCGATGCATACTTGAACGATCTCAATGAACTGGATTACCGATACCTCGATATTGTAAATAACGAT gcggtattattattagttaatcaacTCTGCGTAGCTGTTTTACCTAAAGAAACGTCTTTAGTTcgaaatgtttgtaaatttttatataatttaactcAAAGCAATATCAAACTCCATGGCCGAACATTTGTGACTTGCAAACGATGGATTTTAGAAGCACTGGAATTTTCTGAACCACTGGCACAAGTTGATGTGTTAATTGCCATAAAAAGCTTTTTACATTTTGgatattttaatgatatcaATCAT CATGTACGTCTGTTACTCAGAGATAAGGGTTTGTTAATGAAGCATTTAAATCCACTATGTAATCCATGGTCTGAAATCAACTTCCATGCCCTTGGCTGTTTAGAAGAAATTGTGATAAACAGAAGTAACAGTTATTGTTTAGCAGAAGAATTTACATGtttgataaaagatataatttttaagattttatcacttttaccATACGACAATGATGATAAGCTTTACTACAGTAAG GTCATAAATTCATGTCTGCACATTTTGCACTACATGATCTTGGAAAAATTGATTCCTAGCTCTCCCGATTTTGTCGGGGAGATATTAGGAGTGGTGCAAACGTTCTTATTTTATGGCATCAAAGGTTATTCAGTCACGAGGCCGCAATTACTTCGTCCAGCTGCAATGAATCTCCCAGAACGTGTTCATGTAATTCCTAAAtgcaaaaatcttaaaaatcacAAAGCAAAACCCAAGAAAACACCGACCAAGAAAACTACGTTGGACGTAGGAAATAATACTCTTCCAGAACATACTGGAATTACCAAATATTCCAGTGATTCGGATACTTCGGACACGGAGATTAACAATTTTGTCCACATGGACTCCAAAGTGAGATTGGGAGCCATACGTTTATTGCAAACTCTTATAGAAATCACACAGAGTAGAGAGATTTTTGGGTACTGGCCACAAATCGTAGCTACCGGCACGCGGAACGACGCACGAGTATTGACAAGAAGTATATTAGTTGAGCCTGTATCTAAAGTACGACAGAATGTATTGAGTACGTTAACTGAACTGCTGATAGGGGCAAAACCATTTCTGATACATGCCGAAGATACCAATCATACCTCTTTCATCACGTTCTTTGGTACAGTATGTTTAATGGTCAAAGAACTCCATTTTACGCTATCATTAATTTTGCTCGCTGAAAAGAATGTAGCTGTGTTAACGCACACGTTAAAATGCACGGCAGCTCTTGTACAAGGTACACCATACGAACGATTGAAACCCGGTTTGGCTACAAAATTAGTTAGGAATTGTAAACCGCACATATTTCACAAAG atccaACTGTGCGAGTTGCGGCGTTGTCCATTTTCGAAGCATTTGCTTCGAGCGAGCCTATTACTCAGGAAATATTAAGCATATTAGCTAAGCAAACAGTGGGCGAAACGGGATCGGGAAGGTCACAGCTCGATACCGGTTCCATTAATGACGTTGGAACAGAAGAGGAAGAAATAGATGTCGAAGATGTGGAAAATTCGAGAAATAACTGCAATGAAATCACATCAATATCAAAAGATGAAAACATCTGTTTGCTAGTTCGCATTTGCTTAGAAAATATATCCAATAAG TCAGTTAATACACCTGTACGATTGCAGTCTTTAAAACTCATGGGGAGACTGGCATTCAATACAGGAACTCTCGTGTTTTCTCATTTGGAGAAAGTGACCACGGCTTTAATTTCGGTTATGGAGGAGTCGGAAAGTCAAGTGGTATTGCACTCGTGTCGGGTTTTAGAAATTATGTCTAGCTGTCTCGCAAACATAGAGACTTATCATAGCAGTGGTACATTATTTTGGAACATTATATTTGAATCTATGATATCACTCGCCCAAACATCGCAGACGATATTACGAGAGGCTGCTTGCGATTGTCTAGGTAGCATCAGTGGAAACGTATTCACGCAATTATCG AGGCAAAGAATTATACTAATAATTACAATACTGTTTGGAGCAGTTCGCGATGAAGAGAGTGCTGTGAGGGCAGCCGGTTTACGCGCACTGGGGATGTTGGTAACTTTACCAGCGTTAGAATACGATACCGGTTTCCTCATGGATCTTGCTGATACAGTTTGTTCAGCTTTTGACGACAAGAATCTCGGTGTTCGTGTAAAGAGTGCTTGGGCATTGGCAAATCTGTGCGACTGTCTTTCCAGGCAAAA gcAGCATGAAGACGTAGAACCATTTCCTTTAGAAGATTTGTTACCCAAACTGTATCTTGTTAGTGTCAAGGCTGCAAAAGATAATGATAAAGTGAAGTGCAACGCCGTCAGAGCAATTGGAACTATTTTATATCTATGTCCACAAAAGTCCATACTTTCCGACACGACATTAGGATTGGACGCGCTTATCAAATGTGCCATTTTAGGAAACGATATGAAA GTACGGTGGAACGCATGCCGAGCTTTAGGATTGGTTTTGAGCCATAATCCAGATTCGATATTGCCACCTTCTTGGAAA GATCAAATATTTCCGGCGCTTTCCACCTTGATATGTGATAGTCCTAATTTCAAAGTGCGCACCAATGCCGCATGGGCATTGTCTTCGTGTAACCATTACGGCAAGTACACTGTAATGTTGTGGAAAAGTATCGTTTTAGCATTTGAAAATGCTCAACACGTCCCAAGCTATGTTGAATATCCGCATCGAGACGCACTAATTCAGCAA ttGTGCCTTACTCTTGGTCGCGTCGCTACTTGTACAGAAAAATCCGAATTGCAAAGTCTTTGGATCGAAATTGGCGATCATGTGGAAGAAATATCTAATTTCGTGAAGCAATTTCAG GAGAATGTTTTGCCTGAAAAGCTAGGAGATTTAATTAAGGCAAAAGCACAGTTGGAACAACATGTAAAAAACGCTTGTTCTGTCGAGGAACGACAAATCGCCCAATCTTTGGCAAATATATTTGAGAGAACTAATCGTTACGACAATCTAGATGCTATTAACTCTACAATATAG
- the LOC105202682 gene encoding PRELI domain-containing protein 1, mitochondrial has product MVKYYENTTIFKFDWTQVVRGFFQRYPNPHSSHVLTEDTISREVTSGKLYSKRLLTKTNRVPKWGERFISKNIVKIVEESIVDPEEKTLTTYTRNLGYTKVMSIVEKVVYQISEENPEWTVAKRSAWIDSQVFGFSRAIQAFGLDRFKKNCVKMSEGFNYVLANMFPPQFLNPTLPQTSFSMQTGHTAADDSITTKPSLAEDLQHSLQGRAEKMKDAAKKATDLAKEKARPIYAACQPNQS; this is encoded by the exons ATGGTGAAGTACTACGAGAATACTACGATCTTCAAATTCGATTGGACGCAAGTAGTTCGAGGATTCTTTCAGAGATATCCCAACCCGCACAG TTCGCACGTTCTCACAGAGGATACGATCTCGAGGGAAGTCACGAGTGGAAAACTCTACTCCAAGCGACTGTTAACAAAGACCAACCGAGTGCCGAAATGGGGTGAGAGATTCATCAGTAAAAACATTGTCAAAATCGTGGAAGAGAGTATTGTCGATCCAGAGGAGAAGACTTTGACCACCTACACGAGAAATTTGGGATACACCAAAGTCATG AGCATCGTTGAGAAAGTGGTTTATCAGATCTCTGAGGAGAATCCGGAATGGACAGTTGCAAAGAGATCAGCATGGATCGACAGTCAAGTCTTTGGCTTTAGCAGAGCGATTCAAGCCTTTGGTTTGGATCGATTTAAAAAGAACTGCGTCAAGATGTCGGAAGGCTTTAATTACGTTCTCGCAAATATGTTTCCTCCTCAATTTCTAAATCCGACATTACCTCAGACGAGTTTCTCTATGCAGACCGGCCATACTGCCGCGGACGACAGCATTACGACAAAGCCGAGCCTCGCGGAAGATTTACAACATTCTTTACAGGGTAGAGCAGAGAAGATGAAAGACGCCGCTAAGAAAGCAACGGACTTGGCAAAGGAGAAAGCGAGACCGATATACGCGGCTTGTCAGCCGAATCAATCGTAA
- the LOC105202732 gene encoding PRKR-interacting protein 1 homolog: MSDEEKDEEKPIVPKTAVDLQRLKLMKLMKNADKPIILPERPKVKNTPSVPEFVRNVMGSSAGAGSGEFHVYRHLRRKEYARQKFIQEKAHKELLDEEYHQKLEENKKLAEEVTAKKRAKRLKKKQGRKQKKHRKTEEDNAVMDKNPFEIDSSDENEESRTEESNEVIEENDSCKNVPVDVSEVKTVTEKESSLPVVESQDTIKASSEVSNENVQCENSS, translated from the exons ATGTCAGACGAGGAGAAAGACGAAGAGAAGCCTATAGTGCCGAAGACAGCCGTGGACCTGCAAAGATTGAAACTAATGAAGCTAATGAAGAATGCA GACAAACCGATTATATTACCAGAACGTCCAAAAGTCAAGAACACACCTTCCGTACCGGAATTTGTTCGCAACGTTATGGGGAGCAGCGCTGGAGCAGGCAGCGGAGAGTTTCACGTGTACAGGCATCTGCGGCGTAAAGAATACGCACGGCAAAAATTTATTCAGGAGAAGGCACATAAG gAGCTCTTGGATGAAGAATATCATCAGaaattagaagaaaataaaaaattggctGAGGAAGTAACAGCAAAGAAACGTGCCAAGAGGTTGAAGAAGAAGCAAGGGCGTAAGCAGAAGAAACATAGGAAGACGGAGGAAGATAACGCTGTTATGGATAAAAATCCCTTTGAGATTGATAGTTCAGATGAGAATGAGGAAAGTAGGACTGAGGAAAGTAATGAAGTGATTGAAGAAAATGACAGTTGTAAAAATGTGCCTGTTGATGTAAGTGAAGTGAAGACAGTGACAGAAAAGGAGTCATCACTACCTGTGGTAGAAAGCCAAGATACAATAAAAGCATCATCCGAGGTATCTAATGAAAATGTTCAATGTGAAAACAGCTCGTGA
- the LOC105202681 gene encoding 60S ribosomal protein L27 isoform X2: protein MVKIMKIGKVVLVLSGRYAGRKAIVMRNYDEGTAEKQYGHAMVAGIDRYPRKVHKRMGKGKLHKRSKIKPFVKILNYNHLMPTRYTVDLQLEKVAPKDLKDPMKRKKVRFQTRVKFEERERKRLI, encoded by the exons ATGGTGAAGATTATGAAAATAGGCAAAGTCGTGCTGGTTCTCAGCGGCCGGTACGCAGGTAGAAAAGCTATCGTCATGCGCAATTATGATGAGGGAACAGCGGAAAAACAGTATGGACATGCAATGGTAGCAGGCATTGACCGGTACCCACGTAAAGTCCACAAAAGGATGGGAAAGGGCAAGCTGCATAAACGTTCTAAGATCAAGCCTTTTGTCAAG atCCTAAATTACAACCACTTAATGCCAACAAGATACACAGTGGATCTACAATTAGAAAAAGTGGCCCCTAAAGATCTTAAGGATCCAATGAAGCGCAAGAAGGTTCGCTTTCAGACGCGCGTCAAATTTGAAGAGAG
- the LOC105202680 gene encoding HEAT repeat-containing protein 6 isoform X2: MASLHINRTVSDTTSQFFSLIERLLSLTSTKLSDKKQIDAYLNDLNELDYRYLDIVNNDAVLLLVNQLCVAVLPKETSLVRNVCKFLYNLTQSNIKLHGRTFVTCKRWILEALEFSEPLAQVDVLIAIKSFLHFGYFNDINHHVRLLLRDKGLLMKHLNPLCNPWSEINFHALGCLEEIVINRSNSYCLAEEFTCLIKDIIFKILSLLPYDNDDKLYYSKVINSCLHILHYMILEKLIPSSPDFVGEILGVVQTFLFYGIKGYSVTRPQLLRPAAMNLPERVHVIPKCKNLKNHKAKPKKTPTKKTTLDVGNNTLPEHTGITKYSSDSDTSDTEINNFVHMDSKVRLGAIRLLQTLIEITQSREIFGYWPQIVATGTRNDARVLTRSILVEPVSKVRQNVLSTLTELLIGAKPFLIHAEDTNHTSFITFFGTVCLMVKELHFTLSLILLAEKNVAVLTHTLKCTAALVQGTPYERLKPGLATKLVRNCKPHIFHKDPTVRVAALSIFEAFASSEPITQEILSILAKQTVGETGSGRSQLDTGSINDVGTEEEEIDVEDVENSRNNCNEITSISKDENICLLVRICLENISNKSVNTPVRLQSLKLMGRLAFNTGTLVFSHLEKVTTALISVMEESESQVVLHSCRVLEIMSSCLANIETYHSSGTLFWNIIFESMISLAQTSQTILREAACDCLGSISGNVFTQLSRQRIILIITILFGAVRDEESAVRAAGLRALGMLVTLPALEYDTGFLMDLADTVCSAFDDKNLGVRVKSAWALANLCDCLSRQKQHEDVEPFPLEDLLPKLYLVSVKAAKDNDKVKCNAVRAIGTILYLCPQKSILSDTTLGLDALIKCAILGNDMKVRRKS, from the exons ATGGCCTCGTTACATATAAATCGCACAGTTAGTGACACCACatcacaatttttttcgttaatCGAGAGATTACTTTCGTTAACTAGTACAAAACTCAGCGATAAAAAACAGATCGATGCATACTTGAACGATCTCAATGAACTGGATTACCGATACCTCGATATTGTAAATAACGAT gcggtattattattagttaatcaacTCTGCGTAGCTGTTTTACCTAAAGAAACGTCTTTAGTTcgaaatgtttgtaaatttttatataatttaactcAAAGCAATATCAAACTCCATGGCCGAACATTTGTGACTTGCAAACGATGGATTTTAGAAGCACTGGAATTTTCTGAACCACTGGCACAAGTTGATGTGTTAATTGCCATAAAAAGCTTTTTACATTTTGgatattttaatgatatcaATCAT CATGTACGTCTGTTACTCAGAGATAAGGGTTTGTTAATGAAGCATTTAAATCCACTATGTAATCCATGGTCTGAAATCAACTTCCATGCCCTTGGCTGTTTAGAAGAAATTGTGATAAACAGAAGTAACAGTTATTGTTTAGCAGAAGAATTTACATGtttgataaaagatataatttttaagattttatcacttttaccATACGACAATGATGATAAGCTTTACTACAGTAAG GTCATAAATTCATGTCTGCACATTTTGCACTACATGATCTTGGAAAAATTGATTCCTAGCTCTCCCGATTTTGTCGGGGAGATATTAGGAGTGGTGCAAACGTTCTTATTTTATGGCATCAAAGGTTATTCAGTCACGAGGCCGCAATTACTTCGTCCAGCTGCAATGAATCTCCCAGAACGTGTTCATGTAATTCCTAAAtgcaaaaatcttaaaaatcacAAAGCAAAACCCAAGAAAACACCGACCAAGAAAACTACGTTGGACGTAGGAAATAATACTCTTCCAGAACATACTGGAATTACCAAATATTCCAGTGATTCGGATACTTCGGACACGGAGATTAACAATTTTGTCCACATGGACTCCAAAGTGAGATTGGGAGCCATACGTTTATTGCAAACTCTTATAGAAATCACACAGAGTAGAGAGATTTTTGGGTACTGGCCACAAATCGTAGCTACCGGCACGCGGAACGACGCACGAGTATTGACAAGAAGTATATTAGTTGAGCCTGTATCTAAAGTACGACAGAATGTATTGAGTACGTTAACTGAACTGCTGATAGGGGCAAAACCATTTCTGATACATGCCGAAGATACCAATCATACCTCTTTCATCACGTTCTTTGGTACAGTATGTTTAATGGTCAAAGAACTCCATTTTACGCTATCATTAATTTTGCTCGCTGAAAAGAATGTAGCTGTGTTAACGCACACGTTAAAATGCACGGCAGCTCTTGTACAAGGTACACCATACGAACGATTGAAACCCGGTTTGGCTACAAAATTAGTTAGGAATTGTAAACCGCACATATTTCACAAAG atccaACTGTGCGAGTTGCGGCGTTGTCCATTTTCGAAGCATTTGCTTCGAGCGAGCCTATTACTCAGGAAATATTAAGCATATTAGCTAAGCAAACAGTGGGCGAAACGGGATCGGGAAGGTCACAGCTCGATACCGGTTCCATTAATGACGTTGGAACAGAAGAGGAAGAAATAGATGTCGAAGATGTGGAAAATTCGAGAAATAACTGCAATGAAATCACATCAATATCAAAAGATGAAAACATCTGTTTGCTAGTTCGCATTTGCTTAGAAAATATATCCAATAAG TCAGTTAATACACCTGTACGATTGCAGTCTTTAAAACTCATGGGGAGACTGGCATTCAATACAGGAACTCTCGTGTTTTCTCATTTGGAGAAAGTGACCACGGCTTTAATTTCGGTTATGGAGGAGTCGGAAAGTCAAGTGGTATTGCACTCGTGTCGGGTTTTAGAAATTATGTCTAGCTGTCTCGCAAACATAGAGACTTATCATAGCAGTGGTACATTATTTTGGAACATTATATTTGAATCTATGATATCACTCGCCCAAACATCGCAGACGATATTACGAGAGGCTGCTTGCGATTGTCTAGGTAGCATCAGTGGAAACGTATTCACGCAATTATCG AGGCAAAGAATTATACTAATAATTACAATACTGTTTGGAGCAGTTCGCGATGAAGAGAGTGCTGTGAGGGCAGCCGGTTTACGCGCACTGGGGATGTTGGTAACTTTACCAGCGTTAGAATACGATACCGGTTTCCTCATGGATCTTGCTGATACAGTTTGTTCAGCTTTTGACGACAAGAATCTCGGTGTTCGTGTAAAGAGTGCTTGGGCATTGGCAAATCTGTGCGACTGTCTTTCCAGGCAAAA gcAGCATGAAGACGTAGAACCATTTCCTTTAGAAGATTTGTTACCCAAACTGTATCTTGTTAGTGTCAAGGCTGCAAAAGATAATGATAAAGTGAAGTGCAACGCCGTCAGAGCAATTGGAACTATTTTATATCTATGTCCACAAAAGTCCATACTTTCCGACACGACATTAGGATTGGACGCGCTTATCAAATGTGCCATTTTAGGAAACGATATGAAAGTAAGAAGAAAGTCctga
- the LOC105202681 gene encoding 60S ribosomal protein L27 isoform X1 yields MVKIMKIGKVVLVLSGRYAGRKAIVMRNYDEGTAEKQYGHAMVAGIDRYPRKVHKRMGKGKLHKRSKIKPFVKILNYNHLMPTRYTVDLQLEKVAPKDLKDPMKRKKVRFQTRVKFEERYKNGKNKWFFQKLRF; encoded by the exons ATGGTGAAGATTATGAAAATAGGCAAAGTCGTGCTGGTTCTCAGCGGCCGGTACGCAGGTAGAAAAGCTATCGTCATGCGCAATTATGATGAGGGAACAGCGGAAAAACAGTATGGACATGCAATGGTAGCAGGCATTGACCGGTACCCACGTAAAGTCCACAAAAGGATGGGAAAGGGCAAGCTGCATAAACGTTCTAAGATCAAGCCTTTTGTCAAG atCCTAAATTACAACCACTTAATGCCAACAAGATACACAGTGGATCTACAATTAGAAAAAGTGGCCCCTAAAGATCTTAAGGATCCAATGAAGCGCAAGAAGGTTCGCTTTCAGACGCGCGTCAAATTTGAAGAGAG gTATAAAAACGGTAAAAACAAGTGGTTTTTCCAGAAATTAAGATTCTAA
- the LOC105202679 gene encoding E3 ubiquitin-protein ligase RNF4 translates to MKKMEDLDDSVLDSVDSLLSANNSIVNISSHTIDYIDLTKESPISARPSRSRQRMYAEDVPPNHNITESSNHYHRRHLSPIVLGTQLTHEKKSRGERKVTHSKSTVEILVLDDTIEENEPSYTIESDDRKPIPLTCPICFESLSSNSKPITTRCGHVFCTECLNTYFRTAKKCPTCKSTITLKTCTRLYL, encoded by the exons atgAAAAAGATGGAAGATCTGGATGATTCAGTCTTAGATAGTGTTGATTCTTTGCTATCAGCAAATAATTCAATTGTGAATATTTCATCACACACAATAGATTATATTGATTTAACTAAAGAATCACCAATATCAGCCAGACCTTCGAGATCACGCCAGAGAATGTATGCCGAGGATGTACCTCCGAATCATAATATAACTGAAAGTTCAAACCATTATCATAGAAGACACTTATCTCCTATAGTTTTAGGAACACAACTTACTCATGA gAAAAAATCCAGAGGGGAGAGAAAAGTGACTCATTCTAAAAGTACGGTTGAAATTTTGGTTCTTGATGATACTATTGAAGAAAATGAACCCAGTTACACAATCGAATCAGATGATAGAAAACCCATACCTTTGACGTGCCCAATATGCTTTGAGTCATTGTCTTCCAATTCAAAGCCAATTACTACTCGTTGTGGACATGTGTTTTGCACAGAATGTCTCAATACATACTTCCGTACAGCTAAAAAATGCCCGACATGCAAATCAAcgataactttaaaaacttgtactcgtttgtatctttaa